From the genome of Acidobacteriota bacterium, one region includes:
- a CDS encoding sugar phosphate isomerase/epimerase, whose translation MMNRREFLASGLAATVLHSAPGRVLARPDSGRTFRVAHVGNIWPDSVEEAIRECGRLGFEGIEPYMGSIVKYVDRPQALTELLDAAGIRMATCSNGGASMADNFTDPSKVEETIAAHATFARDFLAHFGCSHFKINVGPQREGGTIGDEQLRTMAKALNELGKRTAEVGVRLAPHPHLWSPFERQEEVDRVLELTDPRYVYLTADTAHLTLAGMDPVKFLSEHYDRVAAIHFKDIPAKYHGYQGPSPSREEHRRVGLYKRMGAGGVDFVAFTKILREKKFSGWVSLDYGRPRPEEGSVADYVDHNVQYLNDVLDIRL comes from the coding sequence ATGATGAACCGAAGAGAGTTCCTGGCCTCGGGCCTGGCGGCGACGGTTCTCCACTCCGCACCGGGAAGGGTGCTTGCTCGCCCAGACTCGGGGAGAACGTTCCGCGTCGCCCACGTTGGAAACATCTGGCCCGACAGCGTTGAGGAAGCGATACGCGAGTGCGGTCGCCTGGGCTTCGAGGGCATCGAGCCCTACATGGGCAGCATCGTCAAGTACGTCGACCGGCCGCAGGCCCTCACGGAGCTGCTGGATGCGGCCGGCATTCGCATGGCGACATGCTCCAATGGCGGCGCATCGATGGCCGACAACTTCACCGATCCTTCCAAGGTGGAGGAGACGATCGCCGCACACGCCACGTTTGCGCGTGATTTCCTTGCCCACTTCGGTTGTTCGCATTTCAAGATCAACGTGGGTCCCCAACGTGAGGGAGGGACGATCGGCGACGAGCAACTGCGGACGATGGCGAAGGCCCTGAACGAGCTGGGCAAGCGCACCGCCGAGGTTGGAGTCAGGCTGGCCCCTCACCCTCACCTCTGGTCACCCTTTGAACGGCAGGAGGAGGTCGATCGCGTCCTGGAGCTGACGGACCCGCGATACGTCTACCTGACCGCGGATACGGCGCATCTGACACTTGCCGGTATGGACCCGGTCAAGTTCCTCAGCGAGCACTATGACCGCGTAGCGGCCATCCACTTCAAGGACATACCGGCGAAGTACCACGGGTACCAGGGTCCCTCACCTTCTCGCGAGGAGCACCGCCGGGTCGGCCTCTACAAGAGGATGGGTGCGGGCGGTGTGGATTTCGTGGCGTTCACGAAGATCCTTCGGGAAAAGAAGTTCAGTGGCTGGGTGAGCCTCGACTACGGCAGACCACGCCCAGAGGAAGGAAGCGTGGCCGACTACGTGGACCACAACGTCCAATACCTCAACGATGTCCTGGACATCCGGCTGTAG
- a CDS encoding DUF3604 domain-containing protein, whose product MRFVRVASITVLALLAGVVAAQDRRGSGDYLSQELRARVDALVEEASVPTGDIDELTSRFRTLWEWGNAYARERGRIPDDFPQNASYLNPALRGRAGQPIPVDRVSDLIGYMVRQLQVLDEAPGALGSLTISSEGPFSAGGYATVTQTYTVGDRPIAEGGGLILGKGRRNGALSTRATDADFVTVRSSNPNARFSAVEPWTPYPVGLTGTSIGFRLSGVALQEDDTVTVTYGDRSGGGPGMKLQEWSNDEVPLPFLVDLDGDGVLLWPDWPSFEVVGEERASSLNAIVPSVVKPGEEFTLTIRAEDRFRNVASAGPGELEVLLDGEPFRTLSAESEALMQIENVAIRSEGVHRFAVRTADGTLQGVSNPVLVERNPARRIYWGETHGHTGMAEGQGSAEGYFRFGRDAARLDFLTLSEHDRWLDDGEWRTLQELAEEYRAPGRFTPILGFEWTNQMADGGHHNVFFRDVPGRRRVGTQEKPLLDELYAELRAANRSDDVLIIPHAHQPGDWTRSDAEMQKLVEIQSSHGTFDWFGNRYLQNGFRIGFVGASDNHTGHPGYGFMGGPGQSSGTQLGGLAAVLAAENTGEAIFNALRSRATYATTGERIVLDAWLNGVPMGQEQPATNRRELECRVYGTAPIDAIDVVKNGRIVYSRRYLEADVTSAAVVQVSFEASTEVVGERRGPRGGRPWLGVIRVEGAEVIGHRDPWFRHPGSYATERTGNEIRFRMLTRGRSTAILLRLRAADADTRVIVDMESTQELRGTGSDQREPQRIPARVEAFRLGSLGGQVDRRELRVLDHTDALSVQVVSDQGDFDQDFRYADLDNPQAGDYYYVRVRQVDGAMAWSSPFWVGESPAGDSD is encoded by the coding sequence ATGAGATTCGTTCGCGTCGCGTCCATCACCGTTCTGGCTCTTCTTGCCGGGGTCGTAGCGGCTCAGGATCGGCGCGGCTCGGGCGACTACCTGTCGCAAGAGCTACGCGCCCGAGTGGACGCGCTGGTGGAAGAGGCCTCTGTTCCGACCGGCGACATCGACGAACTGACCTCCAGGTTCCGGACTCTCTGGGAATGGGGGAACGCATACGCGCGAGAGCGCGGCCGCATCCCTGATGACTTCCCTCAGAACGCGTCCTACCTGAACCCGGCCTTGCGTGGGCGTGCCGGTCAACCCATCCCGGTCGACCGCGTTTCGGATCTCATCGGCTACATGGTCCGGCAACTCCAGGTCCTGGACGAGGCCCCTGGAGCCTTGGGCAGCCTGACGATCTCTTCCGAGGGGCCCTTTTCAGCGGGAGGGTACGCCACGGTCACGCAGACCTACACCGTCGGGGACCGGCCGATCGCCGAAGGCGGCGGGCTGATCCTTGGCAAGGGGCGGCGGAACGGCGCCTTGTCCACGCGCGCCACGGACGCCGACTTCGTCACCGTCCGCTCTTCGAATCCGAACGCCCGGTTCTCCGCCGTCGAGCCCTGGACGCCCTACCCGGTTGGACTCACCGGAACCTCGATCGGATTCCGTCTAAGCGGCGTCGCGCTGCAAGAGGACGACACGGTGACCGTGACGTACGGGGATCGATCCGGCGGCGGGCCGGGCATGAAGCTGCAGGAATGGTCCAACGACGAAGTCCCCCTTCCGTTCCTGGTGGATCTGGACGGAGACGGCGTGCTCCTCTGGCCCGACTGGCCGTCGTTCGAGGTCGTCGGAGAGGAGAGAGCGAGCTCTCTTAACGCGATTGTGCCGTCGGTGGTCAAACCGGGCGAGGAATTCACCCTGACGATTCGCGCCGAGGACCGCTTTCGCAACGTTGCGTCAGCCGGTCCGGGCGAACTGGAGGTGCTGCTGGACGGCGAGCCCTTCCGGACACTCTCGGCCGAGTCGGAAGCGCTGATGCAGATCGAGAACGTCGCCATCCGCTCCGAGGGCGTCCATCGGTTCGCGGTGCGCACCGCCGACGGGACCTTGCAGGGGGTCAGCAACCCCGTCCTCGTCGAGAGGAATCCGGCTCGGCGCATCTACTGGGGAGAGACGCACGGTCACACCGGGATGGCGGAGGGACAGGGTTCCGCCGAAGGCTACTTCCGCTTCGGGCGTGACGCGGCCCGGCTCGACTTTCTCACATTGTCCGAGCACGACCGCTGGCTCGACGACGGCGAATGGCGGACGCTGCAGGAGCTTGCCGAGGAATACCGCGCGCCAGGGCGATTCACGCCGATTCTCGGGTTCGAGTGGACGAATCAGATGGCCGACGGCGGACACCACAACGTCTTCTTCCGCGACGTGCCTGGACGACGACGCGTCGGCACGCAGGAAAAGCCTCTGCTCGACGAGCTCTACGCGGAACTGCGAGCGGCGAACCGGAGTGACGACGTGCTGATCATTCCGCACGCCCACCAGCCGGGCGACTGGACCCGCAGCGACGCCGAGATGCAGAAGCTGGTCGAGATCCAGTCCAGCCACGGCACATTCGACTGGTTCGGAAACCGGTACCTGCAGAACGGGTTCCGGATCGGGTTCGTCGGCGCGTCGGACAACCACACCGGCCATCCGGGCTACGGCTTCATGGGCGGGCCCGGACAGTCTTCGGGTACGCAACTGGGGGGGCTCGCCGCGGTCCTGGCGGCGGAGAACACGGGTGAAGCGATCTTCAACGCGCTGCGCAGTCGGGCGACGTATGCGACCACCGGCGAACGCATCGTCCTTGACGCGTGGCTCAATGGAGTCCCCATGGGACAGGAGCAACCCGCCACGAACCGGAGAGAGCTGGAATGCCGGGTGTACGGCACGGCTCCGATCGACGCCATCGATGTGGTCAAGAACGGCCGCATCGTGTATTCGCGGCGGTACCTCGAAGCTGATGTGACGAGCGCCGCGGTCGTGCAGGTGAGCTTCGAGGCGTCGACAGAGGTCGTGGGCGAGCGCCGGGGCCCTCGGGGCGGTCGGCCGTGGCTAGGCGTCATTCGCGTCGAGGGCGCGGAGGTCATCGGTCACCGGGACCCCTGGTTCCGCCATCCGGGTTCCTACGCCACGGAGCGGACGGGAAACGAGATCCGGTTCAGAATGCTCACCCGAGGGCGCAGTACGGCGATTCTGCTTCGGCTGCGCGCCGCCGACGCCGACACGCGCGTGATCGTGGACATGGAGTCGACGCAGGAGTTGCGCGGAACGGGAAGCGACCAGCGCGAGCCGCAGCGGATTCCCGCCCGGGTCGAGGCCTTTCGGCTCGGAAGCCTCGGCGGTCAGGTCGACCGACGGGAGCTTCGAGTGCTGGATCACACCGATGCCCTCTCGGTCCAGGTGGTCAGCGACCAGGGCGACTTCGATCAGGACTTTCGATACGCGGATCTTGACAATCCGCAGGCCGGCGACTACTACTATGTGCGGGTGCGCCAGGTTGACGGCGCGATGGCGTGGTCGAGCCCCTTTTGGGTGGGCGAGAGCCCCGCCGGCGATTCCGACTAA